In a single window of the Anaerolineae bacterium genome:
- a CDS encoding alpha/beta fold hydrolase: MRQKLHRLKPNHQARFYWPTLILIWLYLAGLSGSTFPAAPAQAHSTGQPATFEPAPCMFKGIDLGLFTISPERLGFECGYVTVPEQHAHPDGPTIRLPVAVRRVTGAAPQPDPLFLAQGGPGGSAFEIFIMTVPGTDIAAERDIVIFNQRGTVYAQPELVCTELRESMAHLLALPSAESDKLWPELLNACYQRLQAEGINLSAYNSLENAADVEAIRQALGYNEFNFYGVSYGTLLGLHLMRHHPEHLRSVILDSVVPPDLNFITSTAANENRLYNELFQFCAANPSCAASYPCLEERFLALVDQLNQAPTTLTLTHPDTGAPVAAYLDGDILREVLYQALYLSDNYAIFPKIVANLEAGNYLFLEKILPLIAFDRTFSEGMYYSVICAEDADFDPHTVNLDGLRPQIATTAADDLQSYLDSCAVWPVNLLPPAVDEPVVSNIPTLLLSGQFDPITPPLFANTAARTLKHGYNLVDPFSSHGVAFNHNCINQIVQDFLDTPTAKPNAACLNSLTPAPVVPPSAITLPLLDKVARFDAPYLVQTIIAGLFLLGVLSAFIIWPIGFLVNIILEKKPALTAKQKRLRRISRLLALVFGFTAAIFAAGLTGFVGYVLFFENTYLAVYTLPAAARPILFLPVILLPLALGLIGVTVFIWRERVGPVWSRLYDTFLAICAGGYILILAIQGLLLI, from the coding sequence ATGCGCCAAAAACTTCACCGACTAAAACCAAATCACCAGGCTCGCTTTTACTGGCCAACCCTTATTTTGATCTGGCTCTATCTGGCCGGCCTGAGCGGTTCGACTTTTCCTGCTGCCCCCGCTCAAGCCCATTCAACCGGACAGCCGGCCACGTTTGAACCCGCGCCCTGTATGTTCAAAGGGATAGACCTGGGCCTTTTCACCATTTCGCCGGAAAGGTTAGGATTTGAATGTGGTTACGTTACGGTTCCCGAACAACATGCTCATCCAGATGGCCCAACCATCCGCCTGCCCGTCGCCGTCCGCCGCGTCACCGGCGCTGCTCCCCAGCCCGACCCCTTATTCCTGGCCCAGGGCGGCCCGGGCGGCTCTGCCTTTGAGATATTTATTATGACTGTGCCCGGCACAGACATCGCCGCCGAACGGGATATTGTTATTTTTAACCAGCGCGGGACCGTGTACGCCCAACCGGAATTGGTCTGCACCGAACTGCGGGAGTCAATGGCCCACTTGCTGGCCCTGCCCTCGGCAGAAAGCGACAAATTGTGGCCGGAATTATTGAACGCCTGCTACCAACGTCTGCAAGCCGAGGGGATCAATCTATCGGCCTATAACAGCCTGGAAAACGCCGCCGACGTGGAAGCCATTCGCCAGGCCCTGGGTTACAATGAGTTCAACTTTTATGGCGTGTCTTACGGCACGCTGCTGGGTTTGCACCTGATGCGCCACCACCCGGAACACCTGCGCAGCGTAATTTTAGACAGCGTGGTCCCTCCTGACCTCAACTTTATCACCTCCACCGCCGCCAACGAGAACCGGCTCTACAACGAGCTGTTTCAGTTTTGCGCCGCCAATCCCTCGTGCGCGGCCAGCTACCCCTGCCTGGAAGAACGATTCCTGGCCCTGGTGGATCAACTGAACCAGGCCCCCACCACCCTCACCCTCACCCACCCCGATACGGGCGCGCCGGTGGCGGCTTATCTGGATGGCGACATCCTGCGCGAGGTGTTGTACCAGGCCCTTTATCTCTCCGATAACTACGCCATTTTTCCCAAAATTGTGGCCAACCTGGAAGCCGGGAATTACCTGTTCTTGGAGAAAATCCTGCCCCTGATCGCCTTTGACCGGACCTTCAGCGAAGGCATGTATTATTCGGTGATTTGCGCCGAGGATGCCGATTTTGACCCCCATACTGTCAACCTGGATGGGTTGCGCCCGCAAATTGCCACCACCGCCGCCGACGATTTACAATCTTACCTGGACTCGTGCGCCGTGTGGCCCGTTAACCTGCTGCCGCCCGCTGTGGATGAGCCGGTAGTCAGCAACATTCCCACCCTGCTTTTGTCCGGTCAATTTGACCCCATTACTCCGCCCCTATTTGCCAACACTGCCGCCCGTACCCTTAAGCATGGCTACAATCTGGTTGACCCGTTTTCCAGCCACGGCGTGGCCTTCAACCACAACTGTATCAATCAAATTGTGCAAGATTTCCTGGATACGCCAACGGCCAAACCCAACGCCGCCTGCCTGAACAGCCTCACCCCGGCCCCGGTAGTGCCGCCCTCGGCCATTACGCTGCCCCTGCTGGATAAAGTTGCCAGATTTGACGCCCCTTATCTTGTCCAAACAATTATCGCCGGCCTCTTTTTACTGGGTGTTTTATCGGCCTTTATCATCTGGCCTATTGGCTTTTTGGTCAACATTATCTTGGAGAAAAAACCGGCGTTAACGGCCAAACAAAAAAGACTGCGCCGGATCAGTCGTTTGCTGGCCCTGGTATTTGGGTTCACCGCCGCTATTTTTGCCGCCGGGCTGACCGGCTTTGTGGGCTACGTTCTATTTTTTGAGAACACCTATTTAGCCGTCTACACCCTGCCCGCGGCGGCCCGGCCCATTCTGTTTTTGCCCGTGATCTTGCTGCCGCTGGCCCTGGGTCTCATTGGGGTTACGGTTTTCATCTGGCGCGAAAGGGTGGGGCCTGTTTGGAGCAGATTGTACGATACGTTTCTGGCGATCTGCGCCGGCGGATATATTTTGATCTTGGCTATTCAGGGTTTGTTATTAATATGA